The following are encoded in a window of Arthrobacter sp. NicSoilB4 genomic DNA:
- a CDS encoding DUF4193 domain-containing protein — protein sequence MATDYDAPRKTEEESPAESLEALQASRGGGAQTAVIDVDENDTAEGIDLPGADLSGEELTVIVVPEQSDEFTCSSCFLVRHRSQVAKEKNGLKYCRDCEG from the coding sequence ATGGCTACCGATTACGACGCACCACGCAAGACAGAAGAAGAGTCTCCCGCTGAGTCGCTGGAGGCCCTTCAGGCGTCCCGCGGCGGTGGCGCGCAGACTGCTGTCATCGACGTCGACGAGAACGACACGGCCGAAGGCATCGACCTTCCCGGTGCCGATCTTTCCGGCGAGGAACTGACGGTCATTGTTGTTCCCGAGCAGTCCGACGAATTTACCTGCTCATCCTGCTTCCTGGTCCGTCACCGGTCCCAGGTGGCCAAGGAAAAGAATGGCCTGAAGTACTGCCGCGATTGCGAAGGCTAG
- the flgK gene encoding flagellar hook-associated protein FlgK produces MSTFGALNTAYRGLTAAQQGMNVAGQNIANAATEGYTRQRVDQSSVAAPARGLFSGGALQAGQGVSVNAIARLGSSFLDAGVRSAGAQAGYASVRSSALQGIEGILQEPGDNSISTALQGFWSAWQGAANQPDKSGPKGLLLNAANSVTDKISSAYKALDSQWSSVRGEAQDTVAAVNAAAAQVASYNTTIRSTLAAGGSANELIDARAKLTDQIAGLAGGTVREQPDGTVDVLVGGNALVTGGSVRTLALSGTPADRMGTSVQLRWENPPGIAAPDGGELAGALAVLAPASGGTGGAIAEAAESYNRFATALATAVNDVHQDGVTGAGASNVDFFTIVGTGPAALSISGPTSTNNIALRSSAGGALDTSIADEISQLGTGAGSPDRIWSGIVTGIGVQSRGAQQHEALTSAAQASALTGRASQASVSLDEENVSLLTNQHAYQAAARVMTAVDEALDVLINRTGLVGR; encoded by the coding sequence ATGAGCACCTTTGGCGCCCTGAACACCGCCTACCGTGGACTGACCGCAGCCCAGCAGGGTATGAACGTGGCCGGGCAGAACATCGCCAACGCCGCCACCGAGGGGTACACGCGGCAGCGCGTCGACCAGTCGTCTGTGGCAGCGCCCGCCCGTGGACTCTTCAGCGGCGGAGCGTTGCAGGCGGGCCAGGGTGTGTCCGTGAACGCTATCGCCCGGCTTGGCAGCAGCTTCCTCGACGCCGGAGTCCGCTCCGCCGGCGCCCAGGCCGGCTACGCCAGCGTCCGCTCCTCCGCGCTGCAGGGCATCGAGGGCATCCTGCAGGAACCCGGTGACAACAGCATCTCCACCGCGTTGCAGGGCTTCTGGTCAGCATGGCAGGGCGCGGCAAACCAGCCGGACAAGTCCGGTCCCAAGGGTTTGCTGCTGAACGCTGCCAATTCCGTGACGGACAAGATTTCCTCCGCCTACAAAGCCCTCGACTCGCAGTGGAGCAGTGTCCGGGGCGAGGCACAGGACACGGTGGCGGCCGTCAACGCAGCAGCCGCCCAGGTCGCTTCCTACAACACGACCATCCGTTCCACCCTTGCCGCCGGCGGATCGGCCAACGAGCTGATCGACGCCCGGGCCAAGCTCACGGACCAGATCGCCGGCCTCGCCGGCGGCACCGTCCGCGAACAGCCCGACGGCACCGTCGATGTCCTTGTTGGCGGAAATGCCCTCGTGACGGGCGGATCCGTCCGGACCCTGGCCCTCTCCGGCACTCCCGCCGACCGGATGGGAACGTCGGTGCAGCTTCGCTGGGAAAACCCGCCCGGCATCGCAGCCCCCGACGGCGGCGAACTCGCCGGCGCCCTCGCCGTTCTGGCTCCGGCCTCCGGAGGTACGGGCGGCGCCATTGCCGAGGCAGCCGAGTCTTACAACAGGTTCGCGACCGCTCTCGCAACGGCGGTCAACGACGTCCACCAGGACGGAGTCACCGGCGCAGGCGCCTCCAACGTCGACTTCTTCACGATCGTCGGCACGGGACCTGCCGCGCTCAGCATCTCCGGCCCTACCAGCACCAACAACATCGCCCTCAGGTCTTCGGCGGGCGGTGCACTGGACACCAGCATTGCGGACGAGATCTCTCAGCTAGGCACCGGCGCCGGCTCTCCCGACAGGATCTGGTCGGGCATCGTCACTGGAATCGGCGTCCAGTCCCGGGGAGCCCAGCAGCACGAGGCACTCACCTCCGCCGCCCAGGCCTCCGCCCTGACCGGCCGCGCGTCCCAGGCTTCCGTCAGCCTGGACGAGGAAAACGTCAGCCTGCTCACCAACCAGCATGCCTACCAGGCCGCTGCCCGCGTAATGACCGCCGTCGACGAGGCCCTTGACGTCCTGATCAACCGCACCGGATTGGTAGGAAGGTAG
- the flgL gene encoding flagellar hook-associated protein FlgL — protein MLNRVTNLTMSANAQRTLQTQQSRLSELQEKATTLNKISRPSDDPAATAKALETRSLLAANAQYGRNIDDGNTWLTAADSALEQATNVMHRIKDLTVLAGNGSLNQSGKDAIAVELESLNKDLVSIANSKHLGRNIFAGNSDNPEAFSGAIPPAYNGAGLSPVERRFSATQTVRVDADGQKVFGSGPGSVFASVKSIADSLRGGTAPSESQLGNVGTWFTSIVDGRAEIGTRQAQLERAGNVNTELEATLDAQRTGIEKADLGSVIMELKLQETNYQVALAATARVLQPTLMDFLR, from the coding sequence ATGCTGAACCGCGTAACGAACCTGACCATGAGCGCGAATGCCCAGCGGACCCTGCAAACCCAGCAGTCCAGGCTGTCCGAACTGCAGGAAAAAGCCACCACACTCAACAAGATCTCCCGTCCCTCGGACGATCCTGCGGCGACCGCCAAGGCGCTGGAGACCCGCTCCCTTCTTGCGGCCAACGCCCAGTACGGGCGGAACATCGACGACGGCAACACCTGGCTGACGGCAGCGGATTCCGCGCTCGAGCAGGCCACCAACGTGATGCACCGGATCAAGGACCTCACCGTCCTGGCAGGGAACGGCTCGCTGAACCAGTCCGGCAAGGATGCCATCGCCGTCGAACTGGAGTCCCTGAACAAGGATCTGGTTTCGATCGCCAACAGCAAGCACCTTGGCCGGAACATCTTCGCCGGGAACTCTGATAACCCCGAAGCCTTCAGCGGCGCAATTCCTCCCGCGTACAACGGCGCCGGCCTCAGCCCCGTCGAACGTCGCTTCAGTGCGACCCAGACGGTTCGTGTCGACGCCGACGGCCAGAAGGTCTTTGGCAGCGGCCCGGGATCAGTCTTCGCCTCCGTCAAATCCATTGCCGATTCGCTGAGGGGCGGAACGGCCCCCAGCGAATCGCAACTCGGCAACGTGGGTACTTGGTTTACCAGCATCGTCGACGGCCGTGCTGAGATTGGAACACGCCAGGCGCAGCTGGAACGCGCGGGCAACGTCAACACAGAATTGGAGGCCACCTTGGATGCCCAGCGGACTGGCATTGAAAAGGCAGATCTCGGCAGTGTCATCATGGAGCTGAAGCTCCAGGAAACCAACTATCAGGTGGCTCTGGCCGCCACGGCACGGGTTCTGCAGCCCACGCTGATGGACTTCCTGCGATGA
- a CDS encoding flagellar assembly protein FliW produces the protein MNTPVADAPVTNTPVTFIAPMPGLEKVQDFALRSVEGAAGLYALEAGSPSPVRLFLADAAVFVPGYAPSIPEATLQALELEEDQEAQVLVVLNHSPAATTVNLMAPIVFNPATRRCAQLVLDGREYPLRADLNSL, from the coding sequence ATGAACACGCCTGTGGCTGACGCGCCCGTCACCAACACCCCGGTGACGTTCATCGCGCCCATGCCGGGCCTCGAGAAAGTCCAGGACTTCGCCCTGCGCAGCGTCGAAGGCGCCGCAGGTCTCTACGCACTCGAAGCCGGGTCACCCAGCCCGGTCCGGCTCTTCCTCGCCGACGCTGCCGTGTTCGTTCCGGGGTACGCCCCATCGATTCCGGAGGCCACGTTGCAGGCCCTTGAGCTGGAGGAGGACCAGGAGGCTCAGGTCCTCGTGGTGCTCAACCACTCCCCCGCCGCAACCACGGTGAACCTCATGGCGCCGATTGTGTTCAACCCGGCGACACGCCGCTGCGCCCAATTGGTCCTGGACGGCCGCGAATATCCGCTCCGGGCGGACCTCAACTCGCTCTAG